One window from the genome of Glycine soja cultivar W05 chromosome 12, ASM419377v2, whole genome shotgun sequence encodes:
- the LOC114378247 gene encoding cytokinin riboside 5'-monophosphate phosphoribohydrolase LOG1-like — protein sequence MEKETEMKQSKFKRICVFCGSSPGNKTSYKDAAIELGRELVSRNIDLVYGGGSIGLMGLISQAVYEGGRHVTGVIPKTLMPRELTGETVGEVKAVANMHQRKAEMAKRSDAFIALPGGYGTLEELLEVITWAQLGIHDKPVGLLNVDGYYNTFLSFIDKAVEEGFISPTARHIIVSAPTPKELVKEMEEYFPQHERVVSKLSWESEQLH from the exons atggAGAAAGAAACAGAGATGAAGCAATCCAAGTTCAAGAGGATTTGTGTCTTCTGTGGCAGTAGTCCAGGGAACAAAACTAGTTATAAGGACGCTGCTATTGAGCTTGGAAGAGAATTG GTGTCAAGAAATATTGATCTAGTATATGGAGGGGGCAGCATTGGTTTGATGGGGTTGATTTCTCAGGCTGTTTACGAGGGTGGTCGCCATGTAACTGG AGTTATTCCCAAGACACTTATGCCAAGAGAG CTCACTGGAGAAACAGTGGGGGAAGTGAAGGCAGTAGCAAACATGCACCAAAGGAAAGCTGAGATGGCTAAGCGCTCTGATGCCTTCATTGCCTTACCCG GTGGCTATGGGACACTTGAAGAACTCCTTGAGGTGATAACATGGGCTCAACTTGGCATCCATGATAAACCG GTGGGATTGCTGAATGTTGATGGATACTACAATAcctttttgtcttttattgaCAAAGCGGTGGAGGAAGGCTTCATCAGCCCCACTGCTCGCCATATAATTGTATCTGCCCCAACACCAAAAGAGCTTGTCAAAGAGATGGAG GAATATTTCCCACAACATGAAAGAGTTGTCTCTAAGCTAAGCTGGGAAAGTGAACAGCTACATTAG
- the LOC114378265 gene encoding uncharacterized protein LOC114378265, with product MHRNSLKRSNDSTRIIITAIMGIAFGFFIGISISSVHLTKPVGNSFDVPVAESEIDRFSAEVNRSPAVIDESSGTKNLETLGSIRLPKIFVASNPRGAESLPPGIVVSESDFYLRRLWGEPSEDLKKKPKYLVTFTVGYEQRHNINATVKKFSDDFAILLFHYDGRTSEWDQFEWSRNAIHVSARKQTKWWYAKRFLHPDIVSAYEYIFIWDEDLGVEHFNADKYIHLVKKYGLEISQPGLEPNNGLTWEMTKRRGDKEVHMVTEEKPGWCSDPHLPPCAAFVEIMAPVFSREAWRCVWHMIQNDLVHGWGLDFALRRCVEPAHEKIGVIDSQWIVHQVIPSLGNQGESDKGKMPWDSVRARCKSEWAQFQLRVTNADKSYLEGHKRNGKD from the exons ATGCATCGCAa TTcacttaaaagatcaaatgataGTACCCGGATTATCATCACAGCTATTATGGGAATTGCCTTTGGATTTTTTATTGGTATTTCAATTTCATCTGTGCATTTGACTAAG CCTGTAGGGAATTCTTTTGATGTACCTGTAGCTGAATCTGAAATAGACAGATTTTCAGCTGAAGTAAACAGATCTCCTGCTGTTATTGACGAGTCTTCTGGAACCAAAAATCTTGAAACCCTAGGGTCAATTAGATTACCAAAG ATATTTGTTGCATCAAATCCTCGTGGAGCTGAATCACTACCCCCTGGAATCGTTGTATCAGAATCAGATTTTTATTTACGAAGACTATGGGGTGAACCTAGTGAG GATCTGAAGAAAAAGCCGAAGTATTTAGTTACATTCACTGTTGGTTATGAACAAAGGCATAATATCAATGCTACAGTGAAAAAG TTTTCTGATGATTTTGCAATTTTGCTCTTTCATTATGATGGTCGGACTAGTGAATGGGATCAATTTGAGTGGTCAAGGAATGCAATCCATGTTAGTGCAAGGAAACAAACTAAATG GTGGTATGCTAAAAGATTTTTGCACCCTGATATAGTATCAgcttatgaatatatttttatttgggatgaagaTCTTGGAGTAGAACACTTCAATGCAGACAA GTATATTCATTTAGTGAAAAAATATGGTTTGGAGATCTCTCAACCTGGTCTTGAGCCTAATAATGGATTGACATGGGAGATGACAAAAAGAAGGGGTGACAAAGAAGTTCACAT GGTGACAGAAGAGAAACCAGGCTGGTGTAGTGATCCACATTTGCCTCCTTGTGCTGC aTTTGTGGAAATTATGGCACCTGTCTTTTCTCGTGAAGCTTGGCGTTGTGTGTGGCACATGATTcag AATGATCTAGTGCATGGATGGGGATTGGACTTTGCTCTCAGAAGATGTGTAGAG CCAGCACATGAAAAAATTGGTGTAATTGATTCACAATGGATTGTTCATCAAGTAATTCCTTCTCTTGGGAACCAG GGAGAGTCTGACAAAGGAAAAATGCCATGGGATTCG GTCCGAGCCAGATGCAAAAGTGAATGGGCCCAGTTTCAACTTCGCGTAACCAATGCTGATAAGTCTTATCTTGAAGGACATAAACGTAATGGGAAGGATTGA